A single genomic interval of Trichosurus vulpecula isolate mTriVul1 chromosome 6, mTriVul1.pri, whole genome shotgun sequence harbors:
- the LOC118854156 gene encoding LOW QUALITY PROTEIN: 40S ribosomal protein S23-like (The sequence of the model RefSeq protein was modified relative to this genomic sequence to represent the inferred CDS: deleted 1 base in 1 codon): protein MGKCRGLRTARKLRSHRRDQKWHDKQYKKAHLGTALKANPFGGASHAKGIVLEKVGVEAKQPNSAIRKCVRVQLIKNGKKITAFVPNDGCLNFIEENDEVLVAGFGRKGHAVGDIPGVRFKVVKVANVSLLALYKGKKERPRS, encoded by the exons ATGGGTAAGTGCCGTGGTCTTCGTACTGCTCGAAAACTCCGAAGCCACAGGAGAGACCAAAAGTGGCATGACAAACAATACAAGAAAGCTCATTTGGGCACTGCCTTGAAGGCCAACCCGTTTGGAGGAGCATCTCATGCCAAAGGGATTGTCTTGGAAAAAGTTGGTGTGGAAGCCAAACAGCCCAATTCTGCCATCAGGAAGTGTGTGAGAGTCCAGCTGAttaagaatggc aaaaaaatcactgccttTGTTCCCAATGATGGCTGCTTGAACTTtattgaggaaaatgatgaagttTTGGTTGCTGGATTTGGTCGAAAAGGTCATGCTGTTGGTGATATTCCTGGAGTCCGATTCAAGGTTGTGAAAGTCGCAAATGTTTCTCTTCTGGCCTTGtacaaaggcaagaaggaaagacCAAGATCATAA